The Arachis hypogaea cultivar Tifrunner chromosome 16, arahy.Tifrunner.gnm2.J5K5, whole genome shotgun sequence genome contains a region encoding:
- the LOC112756789 gene encoding uncharacterized protein, whose protein sequence is MWGKRGSIDIIDLGNEFFLVKFYNSEDLNFALMEGPWKILDHYLSVRMWKPDFNPMNTSIDNIAAWIRLPGLAIDYYCRPILEKIGNIVGRTIKVDTNTAEITRRKFARLCVEVDLQQPLVSQYQINGQTHVVEYEGIHLVCFRCGRVGHDKANCKEGKQDPSPEQQIQKEGQATNAEVEEEDRNGNKNIDKGKKVIEEPADAFGPWMIVQRSTRGKKTTKPGEGTSSGGGGKEKEKERKIESEGRQSRFAVLAEEEPERNEESNPKATAGISNEPQSEKDKENWIVSTQPSQVLSLAIPQTALEDPAQSKPPDPPFNSLQTSELVEAMLVYENEEANKAIQQGVNPPQNIRGVANKATIRTLKEIKSRHRPDITLIYEPKCSGNKATEVIKALGFNFSFLEEADGYVGGIWVLWDNPALTINILETHHQYVAMEVKDPSHSPWKLTAVYASPQEGIRKNLWENLKRLADATTDAWMVIGDFNEIAEEGEKKGGVRADQHACRRFKNWIQSCNLLDLGFVRSKYTWKGGQRDGMERVFKRLDRGLANAEWRRRYMNARVDILPRVNSDHHPLLVKLTPGMRLLGERPFRFEVMWKTHPSFNEFIEKTWTNDTPSREPWNPSLKL, encoded by the exons ATGTGGGGGAAGAGGGGAAGCATTGACATCATTGACCTCGGAAATGAGTTTTTCCTTGTCAAGTTCTATAATTCTGAAGATCTGAATTTTGCTTTAATGGAGGGGCCATGGAAAATTCTGGATCACTACCTCTCAGTAAGGATGTGGAAACCAGATTTCAATCCAATGAATACTTCCATAGATAATATAGCAGCTTGGATTAGACTTCCAGGTTTGGCCATAGATTACTACTGTAGACCTATTTTGGAAAAAATAGGAAACATTGTGGGAAGAACCATCAAGGTGGACACAAATACAGCAGAAATCACAAGGAGAAAATTTGCACGGTTATGTGTGGAGGTTGACCTACAACAGCCTCTAGTCTCTCAATACCAGATTAACGGACAAACTCATGTAGTGGAATATGAGGGCATTCATTTGGTATGCTTTAGGTGTGGAAGAGTGGGACATGACAAAGCCAACTGCAAGGAAGGAAAACAAGACCCCTCACCAGAGCAACAAATCCAGAAGGAAGGTCAAGCGACAAATgcagaggttgaagaagaggaTAGAAATGGAAATAAGAATATTGACAAGGGCAAAAAAGTGATAGAGGAACCTGCTGATGCCTTTGGCCCCTGGATGATAGTACAGAGGTCTACGCGTGGCAAAAAGACCACAAAACCAGGAGAAGGTACAAGTAGTGGAGGAGgtggaaaagaaaaggagaaggaaagaaagataGAGAGTGAGGGGCGACAGTCACGTTTTGCTGTACTAGCAGAGGAAGAACCTGAAAGGAATGAAGAAAGCAATCCTAAAGCGACGGCAGGAATCAGTAATGAACCACAATCAGAAAAAGACAAAG AAAATTGGATTGTATCCACTCAACCAAGCCAAGTACTCTCCTTAGCTATCCCTCAGACAGCTTTGGAAGATCCAGCCCAGAGTAAACCACCTGATCCACCTTTTAACTCACTACAAACTAGTGAATTGGTGGAAGCTATGTTAGTATATGAGAATGAAGAAGCAAATAAGGCAATTCAGCAAGGAGTTAATCCACCTCAG AACATTAGAGGTGTTGCGAATAAGGCTACAATTCGCACACTCAAAGAAATAAAGTCTCGGCACAGACCTGATATTACTCTAATCTATGAGCCAAAATGTAGTGGAAATAAAGCTACAGAAGTGATAAAAGCTCTTGGTTTTAACTTTTCCTTTTTGGAAGAAGCGGATGGTTATGTAGGTGGAATCTGGGTGTTATGGGATAATCCAGCGCTGACCATTAATATATTGGAGACACACCACCAATATGTTGCCATGGAGGTAAAGGACCCTAGCCACTCTCCTTGGAAGCTTACAGCAGTCTATGCAAGTCCCCAAGAAGGAATTAGAAAAAACTTATGGGAAAACTTAAAAAGATTGGCTGATGCTACTACGGATGCTTGGATGGTCATAGGAGACTTTAATGAGATTGCAGaggaaggagagaagaaaggtgGGGTGAGAGCCGACCAACATGCGTGCCGAAGATTTAAAAATTGGATACAAAGTTGTAACCTCTTAGACCTGGGATTTGTCAGATCAAAGTATACTTGGAAGGGTGGTCAAAGAGACGGCATGGAGAGAGTCTTCAAGCGCTTGGACAGGGGTCTAGCTAATGCTGAATGGCGAAGAAGATACATGAATGCTAGGGTGGACATCCTTCCGAGAGTCAATTCAGATCATCACCCTCTCCTTGTTAAACTTACCCCGGGTATGAGACTGTTGGGAGAAAGACCTTTTCGTTTTGAGGTCATGTGGAAAACACACCCATCTTTTAACGAGTTCATTGAGAAGACTTGGACAAATGACACCCCCTCCCGAGAGCCCTGGAATCCCTCACTGAAGCTTTAA
- the LOC140180032 gene encoding uncharacterized protein, which translates to MGSSNNFGSEAGTILVNKEGTQIEVFLKFEFPTSNNQAKYEALIAGLKLAKEMGATKVVIFSDSQIVTSQINGEYQAKDLNMKRYLEKTLEHLQQFNDTEVWHITRELNSRAESLSKLASTKLGETT; encoded by the coding sequence ATGGGTTCCTCCAATAATTTTGGAAGTGAGGCGGGCACAATACTGGTTAATAAAGAAGGGACTCAAATTGAAGTTTTCCTGAAATTTGAGTTCCCTACCTCCAATAACCAGGCCAAATATGAAGCCCTGATCGCAGGACTGAAACTTGCCAAAGAAATGGGAGCGACCAAAGTAGTAATCTTCAGTGATTCCCAGATAGTAACTTCACAGATCAATGGAGAATACCAAGCGAAAGACCTTAATATGAAGAGATACTTAGAGAAAACGCTTGAACATCTTCAACAATTTAATGACACTGAAGTCTGGCATATAACTCGGGAACTCAACAGCCGAGCTGAATCCCTTTCTAAGTTGGCAAGTACCAAATTAGGGGAAACAACATAA